From one Physeter macrocephalus isolate SW-GA chromosome 18, ASM283717v5, whole genome shotgun sequence genomic stretch:
- the HMGA1 gene encoding high mobility group protein HMG-I/HMG-Y isoform X1, whose amino-acid sequence MSESSSKSSQPLASKQEKDGTEKRGRGRPRKQPPVSPGTALVGSQKEPSEVPTPKRPRGRPKGSKNKGAAKTRKTTTTPGRKPRGRPKKLEKEEEEGISQESSEEEQ is encoded by the exons ATGAGCGAGTCGAGCTCGAAGTCCAGCCAGCCCTTGGCCTCCAAGCAGGAAAAGGACGGCACTGAGAAGCGAGGGCGGGGCAGGCCGCGCAAGCAGCCTCCGGTGAGTCCCGGGACGGCGCTGGTAGGGAGTCAG AAGGAGCCCAGCGAAGTGCCAACACCTAAGAGACCTCGGGGCCGACCGAAGGGGAGCAAAAACAAGGGCGCTGCCAAGACCCGG AAAACCACCACAACTCCAGGGAGGAAACCAAGGGGCAGACCTAAAAAACTG gagaaggaggaagaggagggcatCTCGCAGGAGTCCTCAGAGGAGGAGCAGTGA
- the HMGA1 gene encoding high mobility group protein HMG-I/HMG-Y isoform X2 — MSESSSKSSQPLASKQEKDGTEKRGRGRPRKQPPKEPSEVPTPKRPRGRPKGSKNKGAAKTRKTTTTPGRKPRGRPKKLEKEEEEGISQESSEEEQ, encoded by the exons ATGAGCGAGTCGAGCTCGAAGTCCAGCCAGCCCTTGGCCTCCAAGCAGGAAAAGGACGGCACTGAGAAGCGAGGGCGGGGCAGGCCGCGCAAGCAGCCTCCG AAGGAGCCCAGCGAAGTGCCAACACCTAAGAGACCTCGGGGCCGACCGAAGGGGAGCAAAAACAAGGGCGCTGCCAAGACCCGG AAAACCACCACAACTCCAGGGAGGAAACCAAGGGGCAGACCTAAAAAACTG gagaaggaggaagaggagggcatCTCGCAGGAGTCCTCAGAGGAGGAGCAGTGA